A stretch of Desulfitobacterium dichloroeliminans LMG P-21439 DNA encodes these proteins:
- a CDS encoding AI-2E family transporter encodes MKKEKWRWIFLVSIVVVSFLFILSVRTILSPFILAFILAYLLEPVVESLVKRGAGRKSAIAIVFVGILGSIGLLVFFIIPMLYIELSKLTLVLPSTLQTLEQLIQDFRTNFRATGLPNQVVSALDEHLGEGESFLVNWLEEFLDNLPKLLASMSFLVLSPVIAIYLLADWKRLQVGFLRIVPQRKRVAWQRVIQDISHVVRSFIRGNLTVAIIVGILSGVGVKLMGMDYALLIGVICGVFDLIPYFGPLIGAVPAVLLGLIESPFMAIKVAIVILIVQQLEGSIISPKLMGDSVGLHPLWIIFALLAGGEIAGFWGMLFSVPIAAIIRVLIRHIYFWLVSPEIKRES; translated from the coding sequence ATGAAGAAGGAAAAATGGCGTTGGATTTTTTTGGTGAGTATAGTCGTCGTGAGCTTCCTATTCATCCTTTCCGTTCGTACTATTCTCAGCCCTTTTATCCTAGCCTTTATTTTGGCTTATCTATTAGAACCTGTGGTAGAGTCTTTAGTCAAACGAGGGGCCGGACGCAAATCAGCAATCGCCATTGTCTTCGTAGGAATTCTGGGCTCGATAGGTTTGCTGGTTTTTTTTATTATCCCTATGCTTTACATCGAGCTTTCCAAGCTCACTCTGGTGCTTCCTAGTACCCTTCAGACCCTTGAACAGCTCATTCAAGATTTTCGTACTAATTTCCGAGCTACCGGATTGCCGAATCAAGTGGTCAGTGCCTTAGATGAACATTTAGGGGAAGGAGAATCATTTCTGGTCAATTGGCTTGAGGAATTTTTAGATAATCTACCCAAGCTCTTGGCTTCGATGAGCTTTCTCGTCTTATCCCCTGTGATCGCAATTTATTTATTGGCTGACTGGAAGCGTCTTCAGGTGGGTTTTTTGCGGATTGTTCCCCAACGTAAACGAGTTGCTTGGCAAAGAGTGATTCAAGACATAAGCCATGTCGTGCGTAGCTTTATCCGAGGCAATCTCACGGTGGCCATAATTGTCGGGATACTTAGTGGGGTCGGAGTAAAACTGATGGGTATGGACTATGCTCTACTGATTGGTGTCATATGTGGCGTATTTGATTTAATTCCTTACTTTGGTCCCCTGATTGGGGCTGTCCCGGCGGTACTGCTAGGACTTATTGAATCTCCTTTTATGGCGATTAAAGTAGCTATTGTAATCCTCATTGTCCAGCAACTAGAAGGCAGTATTATCTCGCCCAAGCTGATGGGGGATAGTGTGGGATTGCACCCGTTGTGGATCATTTTTGCCCTACTCGCCGGAGGGGAAATTGCCGGCTTTTGGGGAATGCTCTTTTCAGTTCCCATCGCTGCAATTATACGGGTGCTGATTCGTCATATTTATTTTTGGTTAGTTTCTCCGGAAATCAAAAGAGAAAGTTGA
- a CDS encoding PRC-barrel domain-containing protein, with protein sequence MRRTREIVGLPVLCSKSGDQIGWVKDVVFDESSRKISGILLENAHIFHSERGIPREIVATVGKDALTVSDHVVQRIHGVKWSQKVGNQVFTQGGEAKGTIEDVFLDDSAENIVGFEVSDGLFSDLLEGRGTILQANVMVDGKDVLIVEDQVSPWDQGKEGGSLS encoded by the coding sequence ATGCGTAGAACACGAGAAATCGTTGGTTTACCTGTTTTATGTTCAAAAAGCGGAGACCAGATTGGCTGGGTAAAAGATGTGGTTTTCGATGAAAGCAGCAGGAAAATTAGCGGCATTCTCTTGGAAAACGCTCATATTTTCCACTCTGAAAGAGGCATCCCGCGTGAAATTGTTGCTACTGTAGGGAAAGATGCCTTAACGGTAAGTGACCATGTGGTTCAAAGGATACACGGGGTTAAATGGTCACAAAAGGTTGGGAATCAAGTTTTTACCCAAGGCGGGGAAGCAAAGGGCACGATTGAGGATGTCTTTCTTGATGATTCAGCTGAAAATATTGTTGGTTTCGAAGTTTCTGATGGCCTTTTTTCCGATTTATTAGAAGGCCGTGGCACGATACTACAGGCTAACGTTATGGTAGACGGGAAAGATGTCTTAATCGTTGAAGACCAGGTATCCCCCTGGGACCAAGGAAAAGAAGGGGGTTCACTATCATGA
- the alaS gene encoding alanine--tRNA ligase produces the protein MYTGNQLREMFLKFFESKGHRILPSASLIPKDDPTLLLTVAGMVPFKPYFMRKVEPPFPRATTSQKCVRTPDLEVVGKTARHHTFFEMLGNFSFGDYFKSDAIPWAWEFVTEVLKLPVEQLWITVHPEDEEAKALWIEKTSVSPDRIAYDPENLWAAGPVGPCGYCSEIYVDLGESRGCGKLDCAIGCDCDRFLEIWNLVFMQYNRDESGMLTPLPKQNIDTGMGLERIASVMQGAASNFDTDLFLPIINKVSELSGVPYHSNDKSDVAMKVVADHTRAVSFMLSDGIRPGSEGRGYVLRRILRRAIRYARLLGIDKPFLEQIFVIIQRDYSHHYPELKENENFILNHLRLEEKNFQATLEQGTLILQEKVKSLQEAGVTALSGADAFSLYETYGFPVELTEEMLLEQDMSVDMEGFNLAAEEHRRLAKEQSQQMRAVQESAAISEKAKALGTTPFRGYQELTIKTKIEALFQAGEEVKDAAEGDEVLVFLAESPFYAESGGQTSDRGMIRTQRAEAKLTEVKKGVTGTLYHHFIVTQGVLNLGDEVEALVDEKARQATARHHSATHLLQSALRTVLGEHVQQAGSFVTPERLRFDFTHFSSLTPMELTRVEDLLNEAVLANLPVAVVEMSLDAAKADGATALFGEKYGDTVRVVSMGDFSKELCGGTHIHASGDIGLVKIVSEGGIGAGLRRIEAVAGVEALNTMRSFNDQLLEIAQLLKAQPADLSKRIQGMLAQIKDLEKEVQQLNAKVAKSEVESLLQQVKEVEGVPVLATKVSAQDMDALRNTADLLKDKMKSGVLVLGAASEGKVNWVTVVTPTGLSGLHAGQIIKEVAKITGGGGGGRPDMAQAGGKDPAKLGEALDQVPAILKSFLSSKG, from the coding sequence GTGTATACAGGTAATCAGCTAAGAGAAATGTTCCTGAAATTCTTTGAATCCAAAGGTCATCGCATCCTGCCGAGTGCATCTTTGATTCCCAAGGATGACCCAACCTTGCTTCTTACAGTAGCTGGGATGGTTCCCTTCAAACCGTACTTTATGCGCAAAGTCGAACCTCCCTTTCCAAGAGCCACCACATCACAAAAATGTGTACGTACTCCGGATTTAGAGGTTGTGGGAAAAACAGCTCGTCATCATACCTTCTTTGAAATGCTTGGGAATTTTTCCTTCGGCGATTATTTTAAATCAGATGCAATTCCCTGGGCTTGGGAATTTGTAACGGAAGTCCTCAAGCTACCGGTTGAACAGCTGTGGATTACCGTCCATCCCGAGGACGAAGAAGCTAAGGCTCTTTGGATTGAAAAAACCTCAGTATCTCCCGATCGAATTGCCTATGACCCGGAAAACTTATGGGCCGCCGGACCGGTTGGTCCTTGTGGCTATTGCTCAGAGATATATGTAGATCTTGGGGAATCCCGTGGCTGCGGCAAACTCGATTGTGCCATAGGCTGTGATTGCGATCGCTTTCTGGAAATCTGGAATCTGGTATTTATGCAGTACAACCGGGATGAATCAGGCATGCTCACCCCCCTACCCAAGCAAAATATTGATACAGGAATGGGTTTAGAGCGAATTGCCTCCGTTATGCAAGGAGCTGCCTCTAACTTCGATACAGACTTATTCCTACCCATCATCAATAAGGTGTCCGAGCTTTCGGGAGTACCATATCATAGCAATGACAAGAGCGACGTAGCCATGAAAGTGGTTGCCGATCATACACGAGCCGTTTCCTTTATGCTGTCCGATGGTATCCGCCCGGGCAGTGAAGGTCGTGGCTATGTGTTGCGCCGAATTTTACGTCGTGCCATCCGTTATGCTCGTCTACTTGGTATCGACAAACCTTTCTTAGAGCAAATCTTTGTGATTATCCAAAGAGACTACAGCCATCATTATCCAGAGCTTAAGGAAAATGAAAACTTCATCCTTAACCACCTGCGCTTAGAGGAGAAGAATTTTCAGGCCACCTTGGAGCAGGGTACGCTAATTCTTCAAGAAAAAGTTAAGTCTCTTCAGGAAGCAGGAGTAACAGCGCTTAGCGGCGCGGATGCCTTCTCGCTGTATGAAACCTATGGCTTCCCCGTAGAACTGACTGAAGAAATGCTCCTCGAGCAAGATATGAGTGTGGATATGGAAGGCTTTAACCTTGCGGCTGAAGAGCATCGCCGTCTGGCTAAGGAGCAATCTCAACAGATGAGAGCGGTTCAAGAAAGTGCTGCTATTTCCGAAAAAGCAAAAGCTTTAGGTACAACACCTTTCCGTGGATACCAGGAACTCACTATAAAAACCAAGATTGAAGCGTTGTTTCAAGCTGGGGAAGAGGTAAAAGATGCTGCTGAAGGAGACGAAGTTTTGGTCTTCCTCGCCGAATCCCCCTTCTACGCGGAAAGTGGCGGTCAGACTTCAGATCGAGGGATGATTCGGACTCAGCGCGCTGAGGCCAAGCTCACCGAAGTGAAAAAGGGTGTCACGGGGACCCTCTATCATCATTTCATCGTTACTCAAGGAGTATTGAATCTTGGAGATGAAGTAGAAGCACTCGTCGACGAGAAAGCTCGCCAAGCGACTGCCCGCCATCACAGCGCCACTCACTTGCTCCAATCCGCTCTCCGTACTGTGTTAGGAGAACACGTCCAACAGGCTGGATCCTTCGTAACACCGGAGCGCTTGCGTTTTGACTTTACCCACTTCTCTTCCTTGACACCCATGGAATTGACTAGGGTGGAGGATTTGCTCAATGAAGCTGTCCTAGCTAATCTGCCTGTTGCTGTAGTGGAGATGAGCTTGGATGCCGCCAAAGCCGATGGGGCTACGGCACTCTTTGGCGAAAAATATGGAGATACCGTGCGAGTGGTCTCCATGGGAGATTTCTCTAAAGAGCTATGCGGAGGAACTCATATCCACGCGTCGGGAGATATTGGCCTGGTTAAGATTGTCTCTGAAGGCGGCATCGGTGCCGGCTTAAGACGGATTGAAGCAGTAGCCGGAGTAGAAGCGCTCAACACCATGCGCTCCTTCAATGATCAACTACTGGAGATTGCTCAACTTCTCAAAGCCCAACCGGCCGATCTGAGTAAACGCATCCAAGGCATGTTAGCTCAAATAAAGGATTTGGAGAAGGAAGTCCAGCAGCTCAATGCCAAGGTGGCCAAATCTGAAGTGGAGTCCCTTTTGCAACAAGTGAAAGAGGTTGAAGGGGTCCCGGTTCTGGCAACTAAAGTATCTGCTCAAGATATGGATGCACTCCGCAATACGGCTGACCTTTTAAAGGATAAGATGAAGTCGGGAGTTCTCGTCCTGGGGGCAGCTTCCGAAGGAAAGGTCAACTGGGTAACTGTTGTAACACCGACAGGTTTAAGCGGGCTGCATGCGGGGCAGATTATTAAGGAAGTGGCCAAAATTACCGGCGGCGGTGGCGGTGGTCGTCCTGATATGGCGCAAGCCGGAGGAAAAGATCCCGCTAAGCTCGGCGAGGCCCTCGATCAGGTCCCGGCTATCCTGAAAAGTTTTTTGTCATCTAAAGGATAA